A single region of the Variovorax paradoxus genome encodes:
- a CDS encoding LysR family transcriptional regulator, which yields MTNYNHWFIRARLKTRQLLLLVALAEEGNIHRAAQVLNMTQPAASKLLKDLEDVLEVPLFDRLPRGMRPTWYGETMIRHARVALASLNQAHDELTALKAGRFGQVGVGAITAPGLTLMPPAVAMVKREQPDLRVSLEIETSAVLIDRLEQGKLDILVARLFAEHDKSQLRYEALAEEPVCALVRPGHPLLGMSSLTLRDVVGAGWIVPPAGSVLRHRFELMFQEEGLSPPGNIIESSALLFITRMLQQSDMVAVLASDVARYYAAHGIVSLLPLDMPCHMDAFGIITRTDRLLSPAAKVMMKALKTASFSVYGRKLEMD from the coding sequence ATGACCAACTACAACCACTGGTTCATCCGTGCCCGCCTCAAGACGAGGCAGCTGCTTTTGCTGGTGGCCCTGGCGGAGGAAGGCAACATCCACCGTGCGGCGCAGGTGCTCAACATGACGCAGCCTGCAGCGTCCAAGCTGCTGAAGGACCTGGAAGACGTGCTGGAGGTGCCGCTGTTCGACCGCCTGCCGCGCGGTATGCGCCCGACCTGGTACGGCGAAACCATGATCCGCCATGCCCGCGTGGCGCTGGCCAGCCTGAACCAGGCGCACGACGAGCTCACCGCGCTGAAGGCGGGCCGCTTCGGCCAGGTGGGCGTGGGCGCCATCACCGCGCCGGGCCTCACGCTGATGCCGCCCGCGGTGGCCATGGTGAAGCGCGAACAGCCCGACCTGCGCGTGTCGCTCGAGATCGAGACCAGCGCGGTGCTGATCGACCGGCTCGAGCAGGGCAAGCTCGACATCCTGGTGGCGCGGCTGTTCGCCGAGCACGACAAGTCGCAGCTGCGCTACGAGGCGCTGGCCGAGGAGCCGGTGTGCGCGCTGGTGCGCCCCGGCCATCCGCTGCTGGGCATGAGCAGCCTCACGCTGCGCGACGTGGTGGGCGCCGGCTGGATCGTGCCGCCCGCGGGCAGCGTGCTGCGCCACCGCTTCGAGCTGATGTTCCAGGAGGAAGGCCTTTCGCCGCCGGGCAACATCATCGAAAGCTCGGCCCTGCTCTTCATCACGCGCATGCTGCAGCAAAGCGACATGGTCGCCGTGCTCGCCAGCGACGTGGCGCGCTATTACGCGGCGCACGGCATCGTGTCGCTGCTGCCGCTGGACATGCCCTGCCACATGGACGCCTTCGGCATCATCACGCGCACCGACCGGCTGCTCTCGCCCGCGGCCAAGGTGATGATGAAGGCGCTGAAGACCGCGAGCTTCAGCGTCTACGGCCGCAAGCTCGAGATGGACTGA
- a CDS encoding SDR family NAD(P)-dependent oxidoreductase, whose amino-acid sequence MTDSPKLSIHPSLKGRAVFVTGGGSGIGAAIVAAFAAQGARVAFIDIAEGASAALAQRIADEGHAAPWWRACDVRDIGAMQKAIADAAAELGDFAVLVNNVASDDRHTLESVTPDYYDNRMAINERPALFAIQSVVPGMRRLGFGSVVNLGSTGWQTKGSGYPCYAIAKSSVNGLTRGLAADLGRDRIRINTVSPGWVMTDRQVKLWLDDEGEQALKRNQCLPDKLMPEDIARMVLFLASDDAKMCTAQEFTVDAGWT is encoded by the coding sequence TTGACGGATTCCCCGAAGTTATCGATTCACCCCAGCCTGAAGGGGCGCGCCGTGTTCGTCACCGGCGGCGGCAGCGGTATTGGCGCGGCCATTGTTGCCGCCTTTGCGGCGCAGGGCGCACGCGTGGCGTTCATCGACATTGCCGAAGGCGCCAGTGCGGCGCTCGCGCAACGGATCGCCGATGAAGGCCATGCGGCGCCGTGGTGGCGCGCCTGCGACGTGCGCGACATTGGCGCCATGCAGAAGGCCATTGCCGACGCAGCCGCCGAGCTCGGCGACTTTGCCGTGCTGGTCAACAACGTGGCGAGCGACGACCGCCACACGCTGGAGTCGGTCACGCCCGACTACTACGACAACCGCATGGCCATCAACGAGCGGCCCGCGCTGTTCGCCATTCAATCGGTGGTGCCGGGCATGCGGCGGCTGGGCTTCGGCTCGGTGGTCAACCTGGGCTCGACGGGCTGGCAGACCAAGGGCTCGGGCTACCCGTGCTATGCCATTGCCAAGTCGTCGGTCAACGGCCTCACGCGCGGCCTGGCGGCCGACCTGGGCCGCGACCGCATCCGCATCAACACCGTGTCGCCCGGCTGGGTGATGACCGACCGGCAGGTGAAGCTCTGGCTCGACGACGAGGGCGAGCAGGCGCTCAAGCGCAATCAGTGCCTGCCCGACAAGCTCATGCCCGAGGACATCGCGCGCATGGTGCTGTTCCTCGCGTCGGACGACGCGAAGATGTGCACCGCGCAGGAGTTCACGGTGGACGCGGGCTGGACCTGA
- a CDS encoding putative Na+/H+ antiporter, producing the protein MQEPTIQYVAAALFAVALLHTFAAKQFERLSHRFPRHAGLFHLLGEVEVVFGFWAIVLVIAMALVVGGGPALGYAESRNYTEPLFVFVVMVVAASRPVLRTVMSGVSLIARVLPVPTPMASAWLGLAAVPLLGSLVTEPAAMTIAALMLAPQIFRPQVPEAVKYLALGVLFVNISIGGTLTSYAAPPVLMVASTWQWDTAFMLATFGWKAAVAVLVNATVATFVLRKHLGAAPSAADAEAPVPPTVALVHLALLAGIVLFAHHPVAFLGLFLMFLGFTQAYERHQSPLIIKEALLVGFFLAGLVVLGGMQQWWLEPVVSSLEPLALFFGALGLTAITDNAALTYLGSLIGNISDESKYMLVAGAVAGGGLTVIANAPNPAGVALLKRGFSDETIGAGGLLLGALGPTAVAAAAFMLL; encoded by the coding sequence ATGCAAGAACCCACCATCCAGTACGTCGCCGCTGCTCTTTTTGCTGTCGCGCTCCTGCACACCTTTGCGGCCAAGCAGTTCGAGCGGCTGTCGCACCGCTTCCCCCGTCATGCCGGCCTGTTCCACCTGCTGGGCGAGGTCGAAGTCGTCTTCGGCTTCTGGGCCATCGTGCTCGTCATTGCCATGGCCCTGGTGGTCGGAGGCGGTCCGGCGCTCGGCTATGCGGAATCGCGCAACTACACCGAGCCGCTCTTCGTCTTCGTGGTGATGGTGGTGGCCGCTTCAAGGCCCGTGCTGCGCACCGTGATGTCGGGCGTGAGCCTCATCGCGCGGGTGCTGCCGGTGCCCACGCCCATGGCATCGGCCTGGCTCGGGCTGGCGGCCGTGCCGCTGCTGGGCTCGCTCGTCACCGAGCCTGCGGCCATGACCATTGCGGCGCTAATGCTCGCGCCGCAGATCTTCCGGCCGCAGGTGCCCGAAGCGGTGAAGTACCTGGCCCTGGGGGTGCTGTTCGTCAACATCTCGATTGGCGGCACGCTCACGTCGTACGCCGCGCCGCCAGTGCTGATGGTCGCTTCGACATGGCAGTGGGACACCGCGTTCATGCTCGCCACCTTCGGGTGGAAGGCGGCCGTTGCCGTGCTCGTCAACGCGACCGTGGCCACCTTCGTGCTGCGCAAGCACCTGGGCGCCGCGCCGTCGGCGGCAGATGCCGAAGCGCCCGTGCCGCCCACCGTGGCCCTGGTGCACCTGGCGCTGCTCGCCGGCATCGTGCTGTTCGCCCATCATCCGGTGGCGTTTCTCGGGCTCTTCCTGATGTTCTTGGGGTTCACGCAAGCCTACGAACGCCACCAGAGCCCGTTGATCATCAAGGAGGCGCTGCTCGTCGGCTTCTTCCTGGCCGGGCTGGTGGTGCTGGGCGGCATGCAGCAGTGGTGGCTGGAGCCGGTGGTTTCGAGCCTGGAGCCGCTCGCGCTGTTCTTCGGCGCGCTGGGCCTCACGGCCATTACCGACAACGCGGCGCTCACCTACCTGGGCTCGCTGATCGGGAACATCTCGGACGAATCCAAATACATGCTGGTCGCCGGTGCGGTGGCCGGCGGCGGCTTGACGGTGATCGCCAACGCGCCCAACCCGGCAGGCGTGGCGTTGCTCAAGCGCGGCTTCTCGGACGAAACTATCGGCGCGGGCGGCTTGCTGCTGGGGGCGCTCGGGCCGACTGCGGTGGCTGCCGCCGCATTCATGCTGCTGTAG
- a CDS encoding SMP-30/gluconolactonase/LRE family protein — translation MTQNGSTSTPAPLGAPTILGQPECLWRAEATLGEGTLWSPRERALYWIDILGCRLYRYDPRSGARRSWQFDEEITALAERAGAPGLIVTMRRGFALFDPALDVPPRYLHQPESDRPGNRFNDGKCDSKGRFWGGTMDFDCVAPTGALYRFDADSRCTRHDDGFAVTNGPAWSLDERTMYFNATVEGCVYAYDFDSEAGTVSNKRVWLRFADGDGLPDGMTTDAAGRLWIARWGGHCVSCHDPVSGAELCRIELPASNVTDCAFGGDDMCTLYITTARSGLTAKQIEAEPLAGALFSVRIGSPGLPAAEFGAAVVNS, via the coding sequence ATGACCCAGAACGGCAGCACATCCACGCCCGCACCCCTCGGTGCGCCAACCATCCTCGGCCAGCCCGAATGCCTGTGGCGGGCGGAGGCCACGCTCGGCGAGGGCACGCTGTGGTCGCCGCGCGAACGGGCTCTCTACTGGATCGACATCCTCGGATGCCGCCTGTACCGCTACGACCCGCGAAGCGGCGCGCGCCGCAGCTGGCAGTTCGATGAAGAGATCACCGCACTGGCCGAACGCGCGGGCGCGCCGGGGCTGATCGTCACCATGCGCCGCGGCTTCGCCCTGTTCGACCCCGCACTCGATGTGCCGCCGCGCTACCTGCACCAGCCCGAATCCGACCGGCCCGGCAACCGCTTCAACGACGGCAAGTGCGACAGCAAGGGCCGCTTCTGGGGCGGCACCATGGACTTCGACTGCGTGGCGCCGACCGGTGCGCTCTACCGCTTCGATGCCGACAGCCGCTGCACGCGCCACGACGACGGCTTTGCAGTCACCAACGGCCCCGCGTGGTCGCTCGACGAGCGCACGATGTATTTCAACGCCACGGTCGAAGGCTGCGTGTATGCGTATGACTTCGACAGCGAAGCCGGCACCGTGAGCAACAAGCGGGTGTGGCTGCGCTTTGCGGATGGCGACGGCCTGCCCGACGGCATGACGACCGACGCGGCCGGCCGGCTGTGGATTGCGCGCTGGGGCGGCCATTGCGTGAGCTGCCATGACCCGGTGAGCGGCGCCGAGCTGTGCCGCATCGAGCTGCCCGCGAGCAACGTCACCGACTGCGCGTTCGGCGGCGACGACATGTGCACGCTCTACATCACCACCGCGCGCAGCGGGCTCACGGCCAAGCAGATCGAAGCGGAGCCACTGGCCGGCGCGCTGTTTTCGGTTCGCATCGGGAGCCCCGGCCTGCCCGCCGCGGAGTTCGGCGCGGCAGTGGTCAACAGCTAG
- a CDS encoding helix-turn-helix domain-containing protein, giving the protein MENQPSSLNERIAQRVRDLRAGRGLSLDALAVHCGVSRSMISLIERGESSPTAVLLEKLATGLGVPLASLFEAPRPEAGPVSRLADQPQWRDPHSGYVRRNVSPDGTASPIHIVEVLFPPKARVAYETAAREPQVHQQVWMLEGTIEVTLGDEHHRLGAGDCLAMVLDRPMSYYNPTRKIARYAVVIATLPLVSR; this is encoded by the coding sequence ATGGAAAACCAACCCTCCAGCCTGAATGAACGCATCGCGCAGCGCGTGCGAGACCTGCGCGCCGGGCGCGGCCTTTCGCTGGACGCGCTGGCGGTGCACTGCGGCGTCAGCCGCTCGATGATCTCGCTCATCGAGCGCGGCGAAAGCAGCCCGACAGCGGTGCTGCTCGAGAAGCTCGCCACGGGCCTCGGCGTGCCGCTGGCCTCGTTGTTCGAGGCACCCCGGCCCGAGGCAGGGCCGGTGTCGCGGCTGGCCGACCAGCCGCAATGGCGCGATCCGCATTCCGGCTATGTGCGCCGCAATGTGTCGCCCGACGGCACCGCATCGCCCATCCACATCGTGGAGGTGCTGTTTCCGCCCAAGGCGCGTGTGGCCTACGAAACCGCTGCGCGAGAGCCGCAGGTGCACCAGCAGGTGTGGATGCTCGAAGGCACCATCGAAGTCACGCTCGGCGACGAACACCACCGGCTCGGCGCAGGCGATTGCCTCGCGATGGTGCTCGACCGGCCCATGAGCTACTACAACCCCACCCGCAAGATCGCGCGCTATGCCGTCGTGATCGCAACCTTGCCCCTTGTTTCAAGATGA
- a CDS encoding GNAT family N-acetyltransferase: MTDTATLAPSIRALTSVNDAHIWQLADVLIDCVEGGASVSFMLPLTRDRALAFWQRVGEGVARGERALLVAEDAQGIVGTVQLVIDQPENQPHRAEVSKMLVHRRARRQGIGALLMQAAERLAREAGKTLLVLDTSSAEAERLYARQGWTRVGVIPGFARLPGGEPCDTTYFYRSLG; this comes from the coding sequence ATGACAGATACGGCAACACTCGCGCCAAGCATTCGCGCCCTTACCAGCGTCAACGACGCGCACATCTGGCAACTGGCCGATGTGCTCATCGACTGCGTGGAAGGCGGCGCATCCGTCAGCTTCATGCTGCCGCTCACGCGCGATCGCGCACTCGCCTTCTGGCAACGCGTGGGCGAGGGCGTGGCACGCGGCGAGCGCGCGCTGCTGGTGGCCGAAGACGCGCAAGGCATCGTCGGAACCGTGCAACTCGTGATCGACCAGCCCGAGAACCAGCCGCACCGCGCGGAGGTGTCGAAGATGCTCGTGCACCGGCGGGCCAGGCGGCAGGGCATTGGAGCGCTGCTGATGCAGGCCGCCGAGCGGCTTGCCCGTGAAGCGGGAAAGACCTTGCTGGTGCTCGACACCTCGAGCGCCGAGGCCGAGCGCCTTTATGCCCGGCAGGGCTGGACGCGCGTTGGCGTGATTCCGGGCTTTGCACGGCTGCCGGGCGGCGAGCCGTGCGATACCACTTACTTCTACCGGTCGCTGGGCTAG
- a CDS encoding Mur ligase produces the protein MDLLNRARQVLAAPDGTLPGAAATPEAGCVAFVALGDGASRARVTAGRGATAEDAWQQASDAALALVRRIGLEPCRMRVEIVDEVEPMTWGALKERLSRTKRNYLNRGVSFDAKFEVALLAPEINGSAIFYNGTVEHAEPNPGNLRLHGQRRFGRDIDFPSDDDAPVWCFTTRGVYVDAEGAWPLTAKGQAAGYRTLPEWSASQVRRLVDTASDYLAAQVKPSGEFYYGWFPCFDRPIPTYNTLRHASSTYALLEAWELTRSDTQKAAIDRSLAFLKNRLIRQVELPDGTRAAYLLDVGNEIKLGGNAVCLLALVKYTELTGDMQYQPLMEQLALGIRAMQDPASGRFVHVLNHPGLDVKDEFRVIYYDGEAAFGLMRLYGLTRDERWLAVVEKAFEHFIAAEHWRAHDHWLSYCVNELTRYRPETRYYQFGLQNVADYLDFVLQRITTFPTLLELMMAAREMVARLDADPALRPLLEGLDRDKFDRALEHRARYLANGYFWPELAMFFRNPDRVAGSFFIKHHSFRVRIDDVEHYLSGLVAYWKYRR, from the coding sequence ATGGATCTGTTGAATCGCGCCAGGCAGGTCTTGGCCGCACCCGACGGCACGCTTCCGGGTGCCGCCGCCACACCCGAGGCGGGCTGCGTGGCCTTCGTTGCGCTGGGCGACGGCGCGAGCCGCGCACGTGTCACGGCCGGGCGCGGCGCCACCGCGGAAGACGCCTGGCAGCAGGCGAGCGATGCCGCGCTTGCGCTCGTTCGGCGCATCGGCTTGGAGCCCTGCCGCATGCGAGTGGAAATCGTCGACGAGGTCGAGCCCATGACCTGGGGCGCACTGAAAGAGCGCCTGTCGCGCACCAAGCGCAACTACCTCAACCGGGGCGTGTCGTTCGACGCCAAGTTTGAAGTGGCGCTGCTCGCGCCCGAGATCAACGGCAGCGCGATCTTCTACAACGGCACCGTGGAACATGCGGAGCCCAACCCGGGCAACCTGCGCCTGCACGGACAGAGGCGCTTCGGAAGAGACATCGACTTTCCCTCGGATGACGACGCGCCGGTGTGGTGCTTCACGACCCGTGGCGTCTACGTCGACGCCGAGGGGGCATGGCCCCTTACGGCCAAGGGGCAGGCCGCGGGCTATCGAACGCTGCCCGAGTGGAGCGCAAGCCAGGTGCGCCGCCTGGTGGACACCGCGAGCGACTATCTCGCCGCGCAGGTCAAGCCCTCGGGCGAGTTCTACTACGGATGGTTCCCGTGTTTCGACCGGCCGATTCCCACCTACAACACCTTGCGGCACGCGAGCTCGACCTACGCGCTGCTCGAGGCTTGGGAGCTGACCCGCAGCGACACGCAGAAGGCGGCTATCGACCGCTCGCTGGCCTTCCTGAAGAACCGGCTCATCCGCCAAGTCGAACTGCCCGACGGCACGCGCGCCGCCTACCTGCTGGACGTGGGCAATGAAATCAAGCTCGGCGGCAATGCGGTGTGCCTGCTGGCGCTGGTCAAGTACACCGAACTCACCGGCGATATGCAGTACCAGCCGCTGATGGAGCAACTCGCGCTCGGCATACGTGCCATGCAAGACCCGGCGAGCGGGCGCTTCGTGCACGTGCTCAACCATCCGGGCCTCGACGTGAAAGATGAGTTCCGCGTCATCTACTACGACGGCGAAGCCGCCTTCGGACTGATGCGCCTCTATGGCCTCACGCGCGATGAGCGGTGGCTGGCCGTGGTCGAAAAGGCCTTCGAGCATTTCATTGCCGCGGAGCATTGGCGCGCGCATGACCACTGGCTGAGCTATTGCGTCAACGAGCTCACGCGCTATCGTCCCGAAACACGCTATTACCAGTTCGGCCTGCAGAACGTGGCGGACTACCTCGACTTCGTGCTGCAGCGGATCACCACTTTTCCCACGCTGCTCGAACTGATGATGGCCGCACGCGAAATGGTGGCGCGGCTTGACGCCGACCCCGCGCTGCGACCGCTGCTCGAAGGGCTCGACCGCGACAAGTTCGACCGTGCGCTCGAGCATCGCGCGCGGTACCTGGCCAACGGTTACTTCTGGCCCGAGCTCGCCATGTTTTTCCGGAACCCCGACCGCGTGGCCGGCTCGTTCTTTATCAAGCACCACAGCTTCCGCGTTCGCATCGACGACGTGGAGCACTATCTTTCGGGCCTCGTCGCCTACTGGAAATACCGCCGATGA
- a CDS encoding lytic murein transglycosylase, with protein MHQASNLSVPRFNRFALLAASAAVAALLASCASAPPAATAKPPASATGARPAAGPTAPGAVSADDAAVEQRFAKWVADFRATARAEGISDATLRSAFDQVQYLPRVIELDRVQPEFTRTVWDYLDNAVTPQRVATGQDKLLQVRTEAEAAAARYGVPPAVIVAIWGMESNYGGNYGNTPIIDALATLGFEGRREDWAKRELLAALKILDSGDIARDRMIGSWAGAMGQTQFLPSNFLAYAVDADGDGRRDIWGSMPDVVASTANFLSRSGWQAGVPWGVEVRLPPGFDYGRADTSVRQSSAQWAAEGLRAIDDQPLPEFAEATVLLPAGARGPAFLIGPNFRAVLRYNNSTNYALAVGLLAQRLGGGPGVQAAWPRDLPALSRSQMVELQTALNRRGFAAGTADGVMGPATRDGLRRYQRSVDLPADGYPSAELLQRLQQP; from the coding sequence ATCTTTCCGTTCCGCGTTTCAACAGGTTCGCACTCCTGGCCGCATCGGCGGCCGTTGCCGCACTGCTGGCCAGCTGCGCATCCGCTCCACCGGCCGCTACCGCGAAGCCGCCCGCATCGGCAACGGGCGCCCGGCCCGCTGCCGGGCCCACGGCGCCGGGAGCGGTGAGTGCCGACGATGCAGCCGTCGAACAGCGGTTCGCAAAGTGGGTTGCCGACTTCCGCGCCACCGCGCGCGCCGAAGGCATCAGCGACGCCACCCTGCGCAGCGCATTCGACCAGGTTCAATACTTGCCGCGCGTGATCGAGCTCGATCGCGTCCAGCCCGAGTTCACGCGCACCGTCTGGGACTATCTGGACAACGCCGTTACGCCGCAACGCGTGGCAACGGGGCAGGACAAGCTCCTGCAGGTTCGCACCGAAGCGGAAGCGGCCGCTGCGCGCTACGGCGTGCCGCCCGCGGTGATCGTCGCCATCTGGGGCATGGAAAGCAACTACGGCGGCAACTACGGCAATACCCCGATCATCGATGCGCTGGCCACGCTCGGCTTCGAAGGGCGCCGTGAAGACTGGGCCAAACGAGAGTTGCTGGCCGCACTGAAAATTCTCGACAGCGGCGACATCGCGCGCGACCGGATGATCGGCTCCTGGGCCGGGGCCATGGGCCAGACGCAGTTCCTGCCCTCCAACTTCCTGGCCTATGCGGTGGATGCCGACGGCGACGGGCGGCGCGACATCTGGGGCAGCATGCCCGATGTGGTGGCTTCCACCGCCAACTTTCTTTCGCGCTCCGGCTGGCAGGCAGGCGTGCCGTGGGGTGTGGAAGTGCGGCTGCCGCCAGGCTTCGACTACGGCCGTGCCGATACGTCGGTGCGCCAGTCGTCCGCGCAATGGGCGGCCGAGGGGCTGCGCGCGATCGACGACCAGCCGCTGCCGGAATTTGCCGAGGCCACGGTGCTGCTGCCCGCGGGCGCACGCGGGCCGGCTTTTTTGATCGGGCCGAACTTTCGTGCCGTTCTGCGCTACAACAACTCGACCAACTACGCGCTCGCGGTCGGCCTTCTTGCGCAGCGCCTGGGCGGCGGGCCGGGCGTGCAGGCGGCTTGGCCGCGCGACCTGCCCGCGCTTTCGCGCAGCCAGATGGTCGAGCTGCAAACCGCGCTCAACCGGCGAGGCTTTGCGGCGGGCACCGCCGACGGGGTGATGGGGCCTGCCACACGCGATGGCTTGCGCCGCTACCAGCGCAGCGTCGACCTGCCTGCGGACGGCTACCCGAGCGCCGAATTGCTGCAGCGCCTGCAGCAGCCATAG
- a CDS encoding aldose epimerase family protein translates to MNSSITSREFGRMPDGRAVTEYTLDNGRGLSLSAINLGGIVTALHVPDREGQSGNIVLGLPTLEDYLKPHPHFGTIVGRYANRIAGGRFTLDGVAHQVAVNNGANSLHGGHKGFGTRFWQIEEVPADAAADEVAIELRYTSADGEEGFPGEVQVTVRYVLGTTENTWRIDYRAVADRATVLNLSHHDYFNLAGGGAVQDHKLTIPASRFCPVDAGLIPLGLAPVDGTPFDFRVPTQIGARMDEPHEQLRVAGGYDHNWVLDREPAGMALAARLEHGPSGRVMEVLTTEPAVQFYSGNFLDGSLRGPSGESFRQGAGLCLETQHYPDSPNRPGFPSTVLRPGETFSSSTLHRFGAA, encoded by the coding sequence ATGAACAGCAGCATCACCTCGCGTGAGTTCGGCCGCATGCCCGACGGGCGCGCCGTGACCGAATACACCCTCGACAACGGCCGGGGCCTCAGTCTCAGCGCCATCAACCTCGGCGGCATCGTCACCGCGCTGCATGTGCCCGATCGCGAAGGGCAAAGCGGCAACATCGTGCTCGGCCTGCCCACGCTCGAGGACTACCTGAAGCCGCATCCTCACTTTGGCACCATCGTCGGCCGCTATGCCAACCGCATTGCGGGTGGGCGCTTCACGCTCGATGGCGTTGCGCATCAAGTTGCGGTGAACAACGGCGCCAATTCGCTGCATGGCGGGCACAAGGGCTTCGGTACGCGCTTCTGGCAAATTGAAGAAGTGCCTGCCGATGCCGCGGCGGATGAAGTGGCCATCGAGCTGCGCTACACCAGTGCGGACGGCGAAGAAGGCTTCCCGGGCGAGGTGCAGGTGACGGTGCGCTACGTGCTCGGCACCACCGAAAACACATGGCGCATCGACTACCGCGCCGTGGCCGACCGGGCCACGGTGTTGAACCTGAGCCACCACGACTACTTCAACCTGGCCGGCGGCGGCGCCGTGCAAGACCACAAGTTGACCATTCCGGCGAGCCGCTTCTGCCCTGTGGACGCGGGGCTGATTCCCCTTGGCCTCGCGCCCGTCGACGGAACCCCTTTCGACTTTCGCGTACCCACGCAGATCGGCGCGCGCATGGACGAGCCGCACGAGCAGTTGCGCGTGGCGGGCGGCTACGACCACAACTGGGTGCTCGACCGCGAGCCGGCCGGCATGGCGCTTGCGGCGCGCCTCGAGCACGGGCCCTCAGGCCGCGTGATGGAGGTGCTGACGACGGAGCCGGCAGTGCAGTTCTACTCGGGCAACTTTCTCGACGGCAGCCTTCGCGGGCCCAGCGGCGAGAGCTTTCGCCAGGGCGCGGGGCTGTGCCTGGAAACGCAGCACTACCCCGATTCGCCGAACCGGCCGGGCTTTCCTTCGACGGTGCTCCGGCCCGGAGAAACCTTCAGCAGCAGCACGCTGCACCGCTTCGGCGCTGCTTGA
- a CDS encoding alpha/beta fold hydrolase → MFMRRRTGWAAGAAFIALATAGCTYQGGAASMHARPEPPPTDCRAWVGADRNHELPGYLLPQPGGHTVCVPLGVTAHRPPAGYRGDYYVDEFTDARLKERWRACKADAACFARINAQLQRWLPPNKARSTRSTGTVDPSGKIDPDGAVDLRHIRRPAFFAKAPYAEAIARADASTYIVEFTVPRDTFERIDLKMTDPVKLRGWYIEGRGVDNGKGGTTRALVVMAPGGGGQLTAIQHPHEKPYRIDPATGRAMDIRFPNATTETMGQRWWRENLDALNQAGFDVLAYDRRGEGISGGFSDTNTLEQGEDVFRVLAQFDTGSGLRLLTPDGRTLAGDEAAGKLLGGMKSTRIPILLGGYSRGSMSTAWAMAKNFSGACSYDMPVPECAPPKGLANIKGAILLASFASGAGYLPSSPDLADRNLFLGAMAADHHILFYPNSAPLAGMHRWPAAFFGKGLWDRAETLQGTVAAYDRIRGAREIVVARAPHSIETWPESERQYLRERMVAFAKVAIAGGTVVPGAKPWSNLKELVATTPDSWEPSSKPSGR, encoded by the coding sequence ATGTTCATGCGTCGTCGCACGGGCTGGGCCGCAGGCGCGGCGTTCATTGCCCTGGCAACGGCCGGCTGCACCTACCAGGGCGGCGCCGCTTCCATGCACGCCCGCCCGGAGCCGCCGCCCACCGATTGCCGCGCCTGGGTAGGCGCCGACCGCAACCACGAACTGCCCGGCTACCTGCTGCCGCAGCCCGGCGGCCATACCGTGTGCGTGCCGCTCGGCGTTACCGCCCATCGCCCTCCCGCCGGATACAGGGGCGACTACTACGTCGACGAGTTCACCGACGCCCGCCTGAAGGAGCGCTGGCGTGCCTGCAAGGCCGACGCCGCCTGCTTTGCGCGCATCAACGCGCAGTTGCAGCGCTGGCTGCCGCCGAACAAGGCGCGGTCGACCCGCTCGACCGGCACCGTCGACCCGTCGGGAAAAATCGATCCGGATGGCGCGGTGGACCTGCGGCACATCCGCCGCCCGGCCTTCTTCGCGAAGGCGCCTTATGCGGAGGCCATTGCGCGGGCGGACGCCAGCACCTACATCGTCGAGTTCACCGTGCCGCGCGACACCTTCGAGCGCATCGACCTGAAGATGACCGACCCCGTCAAGCTGCGCGGCTGGTACATCGAAGGCCGGGGCGTCGACAACGGCAAGGGCGGCACCACGCGCGCGCTGGTGGTCATGGCACCGGGCGGCGGTGGGCAGCTCACGGCCATCCAGCATCCCCATGAAAAGCCCTACCGCATCGATCCGGCGACGGGCAGGGCAATGGACATCCGCTTTCCGAATGCCACCACCGAAACGATGGGGCAGCGCTGGTGGCGCGAGAACCTCGATGCGCTGAACCAGGCAGGCTTCGACGTGCTGGCCTACGACCGGCGCGGCGAGGGCATCTCGGGCGGGTTCAGCGACACCAACACGCTGGAGCAGGGCGAAGACGTCTTTCGCGTGCTGGCGCAGTTCGACACCGGCAGTGGCTTGCGGCTTCTCACGCCGGATGGGCGCACGCTTGCGGGCGATGAGGCCGCCGGCAAGCTGCTGGGCGGTATGAAGTCGACCCGCATTCCCATCCTGTTGGGCGGCTATTCGCGCGGCTCCATGTCGACGGCCTGGGCCATGGCCAAGAACTTTTCAGGCGCATGCAGCTACGACATGCCGGTGCCCGAATGCGCCCCGCCCAAGGGGCTCGCGAACATCAAGGGCGCGATTCTGCTGGCATCCTTTGCGAGCGGCGCGGGGTACCTGCCGTCGTCGCCCGACCTGGCCGACCGCAACCTGTTTCTCGGCGCCATGGCAGCGGACCATCACATCCTGTTCTATCCCAACTCGGCGCCGCTCGCGGGCATGCACAGGTGGCCGGCCGCCTTCTTCGGCAAGGGCTTGTGGGACCGTGCGGAAACGCTGCAGGGCACCGTAGCGGCCTACGACCGCATTCGCGGTGCGCGCGAAATCGTGGTGGCCCGCGCACCTCACTCAATCGAGACCTGGCCCGAAAGCGAGAGGCAGTACCTGCGCGAGCGGATGGTCGCGTTTGCCAAGGTGGCGATTGCAGGCGGCACCGTTGTGCCCGGCGCCAAGCCGTGGTCGAACCTGAAAGAGCTGGTCGCGACCACGCCCGATTCGTGGGAGCCCTCGTCCAAGCCCTCGGGCCGCTGA